The Malus sylvestris chromosome 12, drMalSylv7.2, whole genome shotgun sequence genome contains a region encoding:
- the LOC126594579 gene encoding probably inactive leucine-rich repeat receptor-like protein kinase At5g06940 — protein MAASCRYPLLLSLTISMFFLLTSALLSEPDILLTFKASIKDPQNSLSSWSNTSATHHCQWAGITCTAATTTTTTTTTATLSVTSLNLQSFNLSGDISPSICGLPYLSELNLADNFFNQPIPLHLSQCTSLETLNLSNNLIWGTLLNQISQFGNLKVLDLSINHVEGSIPQGLGALHNLQVLNLGSNLLSGSVPSIFGNLTELVVLDLSQNTYLVSEIPTDIGKLVKLEKLFLQSSGFHGVIPNSLVGLQSLSVLDFSQNNLTGRVPQMLGFSLKNLVSFDVSENRLSGFFPNGICSGKYLINLSLHTNVFNGTIPDSISECLRLEVFEVQNNLFSGDFPVGLWSLPKIKLLRAENNRFSGEIPDSVSMAVQLEQVQIDNNNFTSKIPHGLGLVKSLYRFSASLNGLYGELPTNFCDSPVMSIMNLSHNSLSGQIPEVKKCRKLVSLSLADNSLSGNIPQSLGELPVLTYLDLSDNKLTGPLPQALQNLKLALFNVSFNQLSGRVPYSLIAGLPASFLQGNPDLCGSGLLDSCSDDQPRHHSFDFTTLTCVLVSIAFAVGTLIITGGFIFYNRYYKQRAQVGLWRSVFFYPLRVTEHDLMMGMDEKTAAGCGGVFGRVYIVSLPSNELVAVKKLVNFGIQSSKALKAEIKTLAKIRHKHIVKVLGFCYCDDSIFLIYEFQQKGSLGDLICRPDFNLQWSVRLRIAIGIAQGLAYIHKDYVPHLLHRNLKSNNILLDAEFEPKLTDFALDRIVGEAAFQLTMASESALSCYNAPESKYNKKATEQMDVYSFGVVLLELVTGRPAEQAEPSKSLDIVKWVRRKVNITNGAVQVLDPKIGNSSQQEILGALEIALRCTSVMPEKRPSMSEVVRSLQSLDSKTHEAVIDFSTFEEH, from the exons atGGCTGCTTCCTGCAGATATCCATTGCTTCTCTCTCTAACAATCTCCATGTTTTTCCTTCTTACTTCAGCATTGTTATCTGAACCAGACATTCTTCTCACATTCAAGGCCTCCATTAAAGACCCCCAAAATTCTCTCTCAAGCTGGTCCAACACCTCCGCCACCCACCACTGCCAATGGGCTGGAATCACCTGCACCGCcgccaccactaccaccaccaccaccaccaccgccacaCTTTCTGTCACCTCCCtcaacctccaaagcttcaacctttCAGGTGACATTTCACCTTCAATCTGTGGGCTCCCTTATCTGTCAGAGCTCAACCTTGCTGACAACTTCTTCAACCAGCCCATCCCTCTCCACCTCTCTCAGTGCACTTCTCTGGAGACTTTGAATCTCAGCAACAATTTAATCTGGGGTACACTTTTAAACCAGATTTCTCAGTTTGGTAACTTGAAAGTTCTTGACTTGAGCATAAACCATGTTGAAGGAAGCATCCCACAAGGCCTTGGTGCACTCCACAACCTCCAAGTTCTCAACTTGGGTAGCAACTTGCTTTCGG GTAGTGTGCCTTCTATTTTTGGGAATTTGACTGAGCTAGTTGTTCTTGATCTGTCTCAAAATACTTACTTGGTGAGTGAGATTCCCACCGACATTGGGAAGCTTGTGAAGCTTGAGAAGTTGTTCTTGCAAAGCTCTGGTTTTCATGGTGTAATTCCTAATTCCTTGGTGGGTTTACAAAGTTTGAGTGTTTTGGACTTTTCCCAAAATAACTTAACAGGTAGGGTTCCTCAGATGCTAGGGTTTTCTCTCAAGAACTTGGTGTCTTTTGATGTTTCAGAGAATAGGCTTTCTGGGTTTTTCCCAAATGGCATCTGTAGTGGAAAGTACCTTATAAACCTCAGCCTTCACACAAATGTGTTCAATGGTACAATACCTGACTCCATTAGTGAATGCTTAAGGCTTGAGGTGTTTGAAGTTCAGAACAATTTGTTTTCTGGGGATTTCCCAGTTGGGTTATGGTCATTGCCCAAAATTAAGCTCTTGAGAGCTGAGAATAATCGGTTTTCGGGTGAAATACCTGATTCGGTATCAATGGCTGTTCAATTGGAGCAGGTTCAAATAGATAACAACAACTTCACTAGCAAAATTCCTCATGGTCTTGGGCTAGTCAAGAGCCTGTATAGATTCTCTGCTTCTCTTAATGGTTTATATGGTGAGCTCCCTACAAATTTCTGTGACTCCCCTGTTATGAGTATAATGAATCTCTCCCACAATTCGCTTTCGGGTCAAATTCCGGAGGTTAAAAAATGCAGGAAGCTAGTGTCACTGTCTTTGGCAGACAACAGTCTTAGTGGGAATATCCCACAATCCCTTGGGGAATTACCAGTGCTAACTTACCTTGATCTTTCGGATAATAAGCTTACTGGTCCCCTGCCACAGGCGCTTCAGAACTTGAAGCTTGCACTCTTTAATGTTTCCTTTAATCAGCTATCTGGTAGAGTTCCCTACTCTCTTATTGCAGGACTCCCAGCTTCATTTCTTCAAGGAAATCCTGACCTTTGCGGTTCAGGATTACTCGATTCTTGTTCTGATGACCAGCCAAGACACCATTCTTTTGATTTTACAACCTTGACATGTGTCTTGGTATCTATAGCTTTTGCTGTTGGGACTCTCATTATCACTGGTGGGTTTATCTTTTATAATCGATATTATAAGCAGAGAGCTCAAGTTGGCCTTTGGCGTTCGGTGTTCTTTTATCCTCTCAGAGTCACTGAGCATGACTTGATGATGGGAATGGATGAGAAAACTGCTGCAGGGTGTGGTGGAGTATTTGGTAGAGTTTACATTGTAAGTTTACCAAGTAATGAACTTGTTGCTGTGAAGAAGCTTGTGAATTTTGGGATCCAGTCTTCGAAAGCTTTGAAGGCTGAGATCAAGACCTTGGCCAAGATCAGGCATAAGCACATTGTAAAAGTTCTGGGATTTTGCTATTGCGATGAttcgatatttctgatatatgAATTCCAACAGAAAGGGAGCTTGGGGGATTTGATCTGCAGACCTGATTTTAACTTGCAGTGGAGTGTTAGATTGAGAATTGCCATTGGCATTGCGCAAGGACTGGCATACATTCACAAAGATTATGTTCCTCATTTGCTTCATAGAAATCTCAAGTCAAACAATATCCTTCTGGACGCAGAGTTTGAACCAAAGCTCACAGATTTTGCTCTTGACAGAATTGTGGGAGAAGCTGCCTTTCAGTTAACCATGGCTTCGGAATCTGCTCTATCCTGTTACAATGCGCCAG AAAGCAAGTACAATAAGAAAGCAACTGAACAAATGGATGTTTACAGCTTTGGTGTTGTACTACTGGAGCTAGTGACAGGCCGGCCAGCAGAGCAAGCAGAGCCATCTAAATCTCTTGACATTGTAAAGTGGGTGCGACGAAAGGTCAACATTACAAATGGGGCTGTCCAAGTTCTTGATCCCAAGATCGGAAATTCTTCCCAGCAAGAGATACTAGGAGCTTTAGAAATCGCTCTCCGTTGCACTTCTGTGATGCCGGAGAAAAGACCATCAATGTCTGAAGTTGTGAGATCACTTCAGTCCCTTGACTCGAAGACCCACGAGGCAGTTATCGACTTCTCTACCTTTGAGGAGCATTGA